The following proteins are co-located in the Onychomys torridus chromosome 6, mOncTor1.1, whole genome shotgun sequence genome:
- the Tbl1xr1 gene encoding F-box-like/WD repeat-containing protein TBL1XR1, producing MSISSDEVNFLVYRYLQESGFSHSAFTFGIESHISQSNINGALVPPAALISIIQKGLQYVEAEVSINEDGTLFDGRPIESLSLIDAVMPDVVQTRQQAYRDKLAQQHAAAAAAAAAATNQQGSAKNGENTANGEENGAHTITNNHTDMMEVDGDVEIPPNKAVVLRGHESEVFICAWNPVSDLLASGSGDSTARIWNLSENSTSGPTQLVLRHCIREGGQDVPSNKDVTSLDWNSEGTLLATGSYDGFARIWTKDGNLASTLGQHKGPIFALKWNKKGNFILSAGVDKTTIIWDAHTGEAKQQFPFHSAPALDVDWQSNNTFASCSTDMCIHVCKLGQDRPIKTFQGHTNEVNAIKWDPTGNLLASCSDDMTLKIWSMKQDNCVHDLQAHNKEIYTIKWSPTGPGTNNPNANLMLASASFDSTVRLWDVDRGICIHTLTKHQEPVYSVAFSPDGRYLASGSFDKCVHIWNTQTGALVHSYRGTGGIFEVCWNAAGDKVGASASDGSVCVLDLRK from the exons ATGAGTATAAGCAGTGATGAGGTCAACTTCTTGGTATATAGGTACTTGCAAGAGTCAG gaTTTTCTCATTCCGCATTTACCTTTGGTATAGAGAGCCATATAAGTCAGTCCAATATAAATGGTGCCCTTGTCCCACCTGCTGCATTGATCTCCATCATCCAAAAAGGCCTACAGTATGTAGAAGCAGAAGTTAGCATAAATGAG GATGGCACCTTATTTGATGGCCGACCCATTGAGTCTCTGTCCCTGATAGATGCTGTTATGCCTGATGTTGTCCAAACAAGACAACAAGCCTATAGAGACAAGCTTGCACAGCAGCATGCGGCCGCCGCTGCAGCCGCCGCCGCAGCCACTAACCAGCAAGGATCTGCAAAAAATGGAGAGAACACAGCAAATGGGGAGGAGAATGGAGCACATACCATCACAA ATAATCACACCGACATGATGGAAGTAGATGGGGATGTTGAAATCCCTCCCAATAAAGCAGTTGTGCTTCGGGGCCATGAATCTGAAGTTTTCATCTGTGCCTGGAACCCTGTTAGTGATCTCCTGGCATCAGG GTCTGGAGACTCCACAGCAAGAATATGGAATCTCAGTGAGAACAGCACAAGTGGTCCCACGCAGCTGGTGCTCAGACACTGCATACGGGAAGGAGGGCAGGATGTTCCCAGCAACAAGGATGTCACTTCTCTAGACTGGAAT AGTGAAGGTACACTTCTAGCAACTGGGTCATATGATGGATTTGCCAGAATATGGACTAAAGATG gtAATCTTGCCAGCACCTTGGGGCAGCATAAAGGCCCTATATTTGCATTAAAAtggaataagaaaggaaatttCATCCTAAGTGCTGGCGTAGATAAG ACTACCATTATTTGGGATGCACACACTGGTGAAGCTAAGCAGCAGTTTCCTTTCCATTCAG ccccagcactggaTGTTGACTGGCAGAGCAACAACACCTTTGCGTCTTGTAGTACAGATATGTGCATTCATGTCTGCAAGTTAGGACAAGACAGACCTATCAAAACATTCCAGGGACACACG AATGAAGTAAACGCTATCAAATGGGACCCAACTGGCAATCTTCTGGCCTCGTGTTCTGATGACATGACCTTGAAG atTTGGAGTATGAAGCAAGATAACTGTGTCCATGATTTGCAAgcacataataaagaaatttatACTATTAAATGGAGTCCAACAGGACCAGGGACAAATAATCCAAATGCCAACCTTATGCTAGCAAG TGCATCCTTTGATTCTACAGTTAGGTTATGGGACGTAGACCGAGGGATTTGCATCCACACTTTGACAAAACACCAAGAGCCCGTGTACAGTGTGGCTTTCAGTCCTGATGGCAGATATCTGGCAAGCGGTTCTTTTGACAAGTGTGTGCACATCTGGAACACACAG